A single region of the Paludibacter jiangxiensis genome encodes:
- a CDS encoding tail fiber domain-containing protein codes for MKIVRYKIYIVTALIFACTILSYAQTKRQFSGAVNIMEATSLTPNSENALTLLCLNENEIFQGSSVQVGDIVVDSNGRSYEIDYISPNPTSTIYCTVKCLDGSDATLGTGVLFRPTTKGLYLSGADIPSNVLATAINAALLTIDGTTPNYYVGTSLPSSSGYSIGSAIFNSVTSTVYTLTSTGWTAVSGIQDSYDSPASSRAPEASGTIVKNFFDSQYYVCDGTTWSLVPSVTSLPTTYKYGDVYFTTTDNKLYMMGQTGTWMSISSTSIPAGPVTDRPTSPKAGDFFFDNVDNILYVYDALNRWVMVSINGATPTGAMNPSPSTTTVKEGEVFYNTTDKKFYYYNGTAWVSLTNTLPDGKIFVGNASNVPAAVSMSGDATINDMGQLTVANGAISNAKLDKANIPLSGFGRAQNHIEMGDGTNNYQIKHLAIPTLIDDAATKGWVDMLFTTPSTLGLNNNNVFVGNSSNRAIMVLKNAIPVSDFGKATAALNMGTSGGPYYNISNLANPTAAQDAATKNYVDTKMFSPANISLATNQILVGTAVGVASPVLKSAVPLSDWGAPTSDILMGGKSIKNMLDPINAQDAATKNYVDSKNLSLTNNYIFVGDATNVPVGTPKSSIPLSDWGSATTSISMGGTNLINLAQPVNNQDAATKKYVDDKTGSITTGTTPPTSPSAGTTYYNTTDKTFYVYDGTSWVPVNNILPNGQFYVGDASNKAVATPKSTITISGFGDAKANVSMGDGSNNYKIINLATPTGDRDAATKKYVDDKANGTTTGTTPPSTTTPGATYYNTTDKTFYVYDGTTWVPVNNLLPTGQLYVGDASGKAVATAKNTIPVSGFAPATADVNLGSQKLTNVATPAADQDAATKKYVDDKAGTTTTGTTPPSTPTLGATYYNTTDKTFYVYDGSKWIPVNNLLPTGQLYVGDASGKAVATAKNTIPVSGFAPAAADVDLGSQKLINVATPAADQDAATKKYVDDKAGTVTTTKPTTPQPGNTYYDTTEKTFYVYDGSKWVPVDNTLPQDQLYVGDANGKAAPTPKSSITLSGFGDAKANVSMGDGSSNYKIINLAAPTGDLEAANKKYVDDKAGTTTTGTTPPSTTTIGATYYNTTDKTLYVYDGTKWIPVNNLLPTGQLYVGDASGKAVATAKNTIPVSGFAPAAADVDMGSQKLINVATPAADQDAATKKYVDDKAGTVTTTKPTTPQPGNTYYDTTAKTFYVYDGSKWVPVDNALPQDEFYVGDANGKAVPTPKSAITLSGFGDAKANVSLGDGSNNYKIINLATPTGDLEAANKKYVDDKAGNTTTGTTPPPTTTPGATYYNTTDKTLYVYDGSHWVPAGDNLGNHTASQNIQLGTYAISNDGQNNKGLSFETSGNATFGQDVTIKGNFYTPSDERLKTKIETLTKALQSIDRMRGVRFEYKDQTKYAKGPKIGVIAQELRKVFPEMVTKGADGFLKVDYTQLTAVLIQAVKEQQEQINELKNRLDRQQEQINAILKKLDK; via the coding sequence ATGAAAATTGTACGATACAAAATATACATTGTTACAGCACTCATTTTTGCTTGTACAATATTGAGTTATGCTCAAACAAAGAGACAATTCAGTGGTGCCGTAAATATAATGGAAGCTACTTCATTAACCCCGAATAGCGAAAATGCTCTAACTTTACTATGCCTTAATGAGAATGAAATTTTTCAGGGTTCAAGCGTACAAGTTGGAGATATTGTCGTTGATTCAAATGGACGTTCCTATGAAATTGATTATATAAGTCCTAATCCAACCTCTACTATCTATTGTACTGTCAAATGCCTCGATGGAAGTGATGCTACCCTAGGAACCGGTGTCTTGTTCCGCCCTACTACCAAGGGTTTATACCTTTCCGGAGCTGACATTCCCTCAAATGTATTAGCCACAGCAATAAATGCAGCACTGCTCACCATTGACGGGACGACTCCCAATTATTATGTTGGTACAAGCCTTCCTTCATCTTCCGGATACTCGATTGGATCTGCCATTTTTAATTCTGTTACATCAACGGTTTATACTCTCACAAGTACTGGATGGACTGCAGTTTCAGGCATTCAGGATTCTTATGATTCACCGGCATCGTCAAGAGCTCCGGAAGCAAGTGGTACCATTGTAAAGAACTTTTTTGATTCGCAATATTATGTTTGCGATGGAACGACATGGTCTCTGGTTCCAAGCGTTACTTCTCTCCCGACGACATACAAATATGGGGATGTTTATTTTACGACCACTGATAATAAGCTGTATATGATGGGGCAAACAGGAACATGGATGTCTATCAGTAGTACCTCCATCCCTGCAGGACCCGTTACAGATCGGCCAACATCTCCCAAAGCCGGCGATTTCTTTTTTGATAACGTAGACAATATTCTTTATGTCTATGATGCCCTGAACCGGTGGGTTATGGTTTCAATCAACGGAGCAACTCCCACCGGAGCAATGAACCCAAGTCCATCCACAACGACCGTGAAGGAAGGAGAAGTATTCTATAATACTACTGACAAAAAGTTTTATTATTACAATGGAACTGCCTGGGTAAGCCTTACCAACACGTTGCCTGACGGAAAGATATTTGTGGGTAATGCATCCAATGTTCCTGCTGCAGTTTCCATGTCGGGTGATGCCACCATCAATGATATGGGTCAACTAACGGTTGCTAACGGAGCCATCTCAAATGCAAAACTCGACAAAGCAAATATTCCTTTGAGTGGTTTTGGCCGTGCGCAAAACCACATCGAAATGGGGGATGGAACCAACAATTACCAGATCAAACACCTTGCAATCCCTACCCTTATAGATGATGCCGCGACCAAAGGTTGGGTCGATATGCTTTTTACGACCCCTTCTACGCTTGGGCTGAATAACAACAATGTGTTTGTCGGAAATTCTTCCAACCGGGCCATTATGGTATTAAAAAATGCTATTCCTGTTAGTGATTTCGGCAAGGCAACGGCTGCCCTCAACATGGGTACATCAGGAGGTCCGTATTATAACATTTCAAATTTGGCAAATCCGACCGCAGCACAAGATGCCGCCACAAAAAATTACGTGGACACGAAAATGTTTAGTCCTGCTAATATTTCGTTAGCCACAAATCAAATATTAGTAGGCACGGCAGTAGGAGTCGCCTCACCCGTCCTTAAATCAGCCGTCCCTCTTAGCGATTGGGGAGCTCCCACCAGCGATATCCTAATGGGAGGTAAGAGCATTAAAAACATGCTTGACCCGATAAATGCGCAAGATGCGGCGACCAAAAATTATGTGGATTCCAAGAACCTTTCACTAACCAATAATTATATTTTTGTAGGAGACGCTACCAATGTTCCCGTTGGTACCCCAAAATCGTCTATTCCTTTAAGCGATTGGGGATCAGCCACGACAAGTATCTCGATGGGGGGAACAAACCTGATCAATTTGGCTCAACCAGTTAACAATCAGGATGCCGCCACCAAGAAATACGTAGACGATAAAACGGGAAGTATCACCACAGGTACTACACCTCCAACATCTCCTTCTGCCGGAACTACCTACTACAACACAACAGACAAAACATTTTATGTGTACGACGGAACAAGTTGGGTACCTGTAAATAACATACTGCCAAACGGCCAGTTTTATGTTGGAGATGCATCAAACAAAGCTGTGGCTACTCCGAAAAGTACAATCACTATCAGTGGATTTGGCGATGCAAAAGCCAATGTATCGATGGGTGACGGTTCCAACAACTATAAAATAATCAACCTGGCAACGCCAACCGGCGATCGCGATGCCGCTACTAAAAAATATGTAGACGATAAAGCTAACGGAACTACCACCGGAACCACTCCGCCATCTACAACCACACCCGGAGCAACTTACTATAACACAACAGATAAAACATTTTACGTTTACGATGGAACCACTTGGGTACCGGTAAATAACCTGTTGCCTACAGGCCAATTGTATGTCGGGGATGCTTCAGGGAAGGCTGTTGCTACGGCTAAAAACACAATTCCGGTAAGCGGTTTTGCTCCCGCTACTGCCGATGTGAATCTGGGAAGTCAAAAGCTGACCAACGTAGCTACTCCTGCCGCCGATCAGGATGCTGCCACAAAAAAATATGTAGATGACAAAGCGGGGACAACAACCACAGGAACAACGCCTCCATCAACTCCCACTCTTGGAGCAACTTACTACAATACGACAGATAAAACGTTTTATGTTTATGACGGCTCCAAATGGATTCCGGTAAATAACCTGTTGCCTACAGGCCAGTTGTATGTCGGGGATGCTTCAGGGAAAGCCGTCGCTACAGCTAAGAACACAATCCCGGTAAGCGGTTTTGCTCCCGCTGCCGCCGATGTGGATCTGGGAAGTCAAAAGCTGATCAACGTGGCAACACCGGCCGCCGATCAGGATGCTGCCACAAAAAAATATGTGGATGACAAAGCGGGAACGGTAACAACGACCAAACCCACTACTCCACAACCGGGAAATACTTATTACGACACTACCGAGAAAACATTCTACGTATATGATGGTAGTAAATGGGTACCGGTGGACAATACACTGCCTCAGGACCAGCTGTATGTGGGCGACGCAAATGGGAAAGCGGCTCCCACGCCTAAAAGCTCCATCACCCTCAGCGGCTTTGGCGATGCAAAAGCCAATGTTTCGATGGGTGACGGATCCAGCAACTACAAGATTATCAATCTGGCAGCGCCGACAGGAGATTTGGAGGCTGCCAACAAAAAATATGTAGACGACAAAGCAGGTACAACTACCACTGGAACCACACCGCCGTCGACCACCACTATCGGAGCTACGTACTATAACACAACCGACAAAACGCTATACGTCTATGACGGAACGAAATGGATTCCGGTAAATAACCTGTTGCCTACAGGCCAGTTGTATGTCGGGGATGCTTCAGGGAAAGCTGTCGCTACAGCTAAAAACACAATTCCGGTAAGCGGTTTTGCCCCTGCCGCGGCCGATGTGGATATGGGTAGTCAAAAGCTGATCAACGTGGCAACGCCTGCCGCTGATCAGGATGCTGCTACCAAAAAGTATGTCGATGACAAAGCGGGAACAGTTACAACCACCAAACCCACTACTCCACAACCGGGAAATACTTATTATGACACTACCGCAAAAACATTCTACGTGTATGATGGTAGTAAATGGGTACCGGTGGACAATGCACTGCCTCAGGATGAATTTTATGTGGGCGATGCGAATGGAAAGGCAGTTCCCACTCCTAAAAGCGCTATCACCCTCAGCGGTTTTGGCGATGCGAAAGCCAATGTATCGCTGGGTGATGGTTCAAACAACTACAAAATTATCAATCTGGCAACACCAACCGGAGACCTGGAAGCTGCCAATAAAAAATATGTAGACGACAAGGCCGGGAATACCACGACAGGAACCACTCCGCCGCCGACAACAACTCCAGGGGCTACTTATTATAACACAACAGATAAAACGCTCTACGTCTATGACGGATCACATTGGGTGCCGGCGGGCGATAACCTCGGTAACCATACGGCTTCTCAAAACATTCAACTGGGCACTTATGCCATCAGCAACGACGGCCAAAACAACAAAGGGCTGAGCTTTGAAACAAGTGGCAACGCTACTTTTGGGCAGGATGTGACTATAAAAGGAAATTTCTACACGCCTTCTGATGAGCGTTTGAAAACAAAAATCGAAACACTGACGAAAGCTCTTCAGTCCATCGACCGGATGCGGGGCGTTCGTTTCGAGTATAAAGACCAGACGAAATATGCCAAAGGGCCTAAGATTGGTGTCATCGCACAGGAACTTCGGAAAGTCTTTCCGGAGATGGTGACAAAGGGCGCTGACGGCTTCCTGAAAGTGGACTACACGCAATTAACCGCCGTACTTATCCAGGCAGTGAAAGAGCAACAGGAGCAAATAAACGAACTGAAGAACAGGCTTGACAGACAACAGGAACAGATCAATGCCATTCTGAAAAAACTGGATAAATAA
- a CDS encoding beta strand repeat-containing protein, with the protein MIKLSNISKIGLSLLITISFCSHTYAQVFSNGTVTANITAENPFFDASSNFDLSIDPSNAGKGLLFPRTNLTTFNFNTGILDGATFPSAYDGMIVYNIATGTTPSGQGLKSTSVTPGYYYFSNPNAAANTSSTSDIANGQWVRIADQNDMKTTPSGSTFPSTPSPGDVFYNTTTKNFYYYKDTEWVAVSTTPSGTILPATSSAKTGDVFYLTNADPAQNVLKIFDGTNWITVGGVLNGSITDVKLQGTGGSALTAGTAGQVLVSAGNNQFKWAEAGSTPSGAVLPAVGPAGTTFYNSQTHTYWVSDGTNWVQTGTVTSVGLSLPSFMTVSNSPVTSTGTLTGALASQPAGTVFAAPSGAAGTPTFRSLQDSDVPGLANKVNVSSIGAASGVAPLDASLKIPSAYLPDAILGSVTYKGTYDASSGMPSLATASSTNKGHYYVVTTTGSNPINLNVGDWIISNGSSWERVNNSAAVSSVFGRTGTITANAGDYNTDQVTEGSTNKYYTDALANANPTLIGKEDVANKVNSIISDATYTKYPTVDAVKNYVDGKVPSGGTAGQVLTMVSGAPAWSAPGVTSVTVSSSNGIISSITNQTTTPFISLSLGAITPTSVTATGAISGATLSGSLNASNLTGTIATARYASNTIPVSAIQASGRAAGTYLDGSGNWSVPSGGSSSLPTYSASDANKVLTINALGNAATWQAPGTTTIPDATTSSKGILKLSGDLAGTADTPSVVSIGGILPSTSTDANTLVIRDGSGKVPGDITGNATTATSATTAVTVTGASQPNITSVGTLTNLSVVNPIQGDITGNAATATTATTATTSTKVTVTDVSAGATVYPTWVTGSGNVPLNISTSKLKYAPSTGTLTATTFSGALAATNLTGTIPAANYGTNTIPLTALNAGTINSSGFLRGDGTWAIPSTNPGTVTSVGLAMPSIFGVANSPVTSTGNLTVTLNNQTANTVLAAPSGSDGAPTFRTLSGADIADFASKIDVSTKGQANGVVPLNASVKIDPAYLPNSVTGAVTYKGTYNASSGLPSLPSASASQGYYYVVNTAGSIPMALNVGDWVISNGTSWDKVANGGAVSSVFGRTGAIVATAGDYTTDQVTEGTKKYYSDALVSANATVVGKEDKSNKTTDGTLASVTDTQYPSAKAVKTYVDAKVPSTGGNGQVLTIVSGNPAWVTPSTGSGSVTSVGLSLPSIFTVTNSPVTASGTLTGTLNSQSAGTFLAAPTGSSGVPTFRAISATDIPLLNQNTTGNAATATTAVTVTGSAQPAITSVGTLTGLTVTAPINGSVTGSAGSASTTAITDDGTTATSVYPVWVTSNTGNLAQKVTSSRLKFVPSTGQLTASSFSGNIDASNITSGVVAPARLGTGTANSSTYLRGDGTWAAAGSGTDATTSTKGILMLAGDLGGTASLPSVTNVGGSTAAAINSATIAVNNATTSSNANTLVKRDATGNIVNLNASNLVSGTVATARLGSGTADATTFLRGDGTWAIPTAADATNSTKGVLMLANDLGGTAAAPTVAYVGGATAAAVRTGVDLANGATTLSTPNSLVKRDASGSITNLDATQLTTGSIPAGRFGNSTVPVAAINTSSGTASSTTFLRGDGVWATPSGGSGSSLPTATIPDDANKVLTVDATTGSPTWKTPASGGSSLMSYNPSGDTRFFCRASGPGVTVTLSGNTHTVTVPAGVWLDYLKIKTSYSELGSQGNWLISINYAGKEYNSATDFTDLLFPNITMFDIKVNSPFTVLISGSNTMKSDYTWYCTAVGNGTLTLKNQGIANLTNTSGNGFIAVLHF; encoded by the coding sequence ATGATAAAGTTATCAAATATTTCAAAAATAGGATTGTCCCTTCTAATAACTATCTCATTTTGCAGCCATACCTATGCACAGGTATTCTCAAATGGGACAGTTACTGCAAATATTACTGCAGAGAATCCATTCTTCGACGCTTCAAGTAATTTCGATTTAAGTATAGATCCCAGCAATGCAGGGAAAGGTCTACTATTTCCGAGAACGAATCTCACTACTTTTAACTTTAATACAGGAATTCTTGATGGTGCGACATTTCCATCTGCTTATGATGGCATGATCGTTTATAATATTGCGACAGGGACTACTCCTTCGGGACAAGGACTTAAATCGACAAGTGTCACTCCGGGGTATTATTATTTCAGTAATCCTAATGCCGCAGCAAATACATCTTCCACCTCTGATATCGCTAATGGTCAATGGGTTCGCATCGCAGACCAGAATGACATGAAAACGACTCCCAGCGGAAGTACTTTTCCTTCAACACCATCGCCCGGAGACGTTTTTTATAACACAACGACCAAGAATTTTTATTATTACAAGGATACTGAATGGGTTGCTGTATCCACAACACCAAGTGGAACAATATTACCTGCTACTTCAAGTGCAAAAACCGGGGATGTTTTCTATCTGACAAATGCAGATCCGGCACAAAATGTATTGAAAATATTTGATGGAACAAACTGGATTACAGTAGGAGGTGTATTAAATGGCAGCATCACGGACGTTAAACTTCAGGGAACCGGAGGCAGTGCTTTAACCGCAGGCACCGCCGGTCAGGTATTGGTATCGGCCGGTAATAATCAATTCAAATGGGCAGAAGCCGGCTCAACTCCAAGCGGAGCAGTATTACCCGCTGTAGGACCAGCAGGAACAACATTCTACAACTCTCAAACGCACACCTACTGGGTATCAGATGGCACAAACTGGGTACAAACAGGAACCGTCACTTCGGTAGGATTATCATTACCTTCCTTCATGACGGTAAGCAACTCGCCCGTCACCAGTACAGGAACGCTGACCGGCGCATTAGCCAGTCAGCCGGCAGGAACTGTCTTTGCCGCACCTTCGGGAGCTGCCGGTACACCAACGTTTCGTTCCTTACAGGATTCTGATGTTCCCGGACTTGCCAACAAGGTCAATGTCAGCTCCATTGGAGCAGCATCGGGAGTGGCACCTCTGGATGCCAGCCTGAAAATACCATCTGCATATCTGCCAGATGCAATTCTTGGATCTGTAACCTACAAAGGAACATACGACGCAAGTTCGGGCATGCCATCCCTCGCCACGGCATCCTCAACGAATAAAGGACACTATTATGTTGTAACAACAACTGGCTCAAATCCCATCAACCTGAATGTAGGCGACTGGATAATTTCAAACGGAAGCAGCTGGGAAAGAGTGAATAATAGCGCGGCTGTTTCCAGCGTATTCGGAAGAACAGGAACAATCACTGCTAATGCAGGAGATTACAATACAGATCAGGTTACCGAGGGTTCTACCAATAAATATTATACAGATGCTTTAGCGAATGCCAATCCCACTTTGATAGGAAAAGAAGACGTTGCTAACAAAGTAAATTCGATTATCTCTGACGCTACCTACACAAAATATCCTACCGTTGACGCGGTAAAGAATTATGTTGATGGGAAAGTGCCATCCGGAGGAACGGCAGGGCAGGTTCTTACGATGGTCAGCGGAGCACCTGCCTGGTCAGCCCCGGGAGTAACTAGCGTCACTGTCAGCTCCAGCAACGGGATTATCAGTTCGATAACCAATCAGACAACCACACCGTTTATCTCGCTATCGCTCGGAGCCATCACTCCGACATCGGTTACAGCAACAGGAGCCATTTCCGGAGCAACTCTTTCGGGTAGCCTGAATGCCTCCAACCTGACGGGAACGATTGCAACAGCACGTTATGCCTCCAATACTATTCCGGTTTCGGCCATCCAGGCATCGGGACGGGCAGCAGGTACATATCTTGACGGATCGGGCAACTGGTCTGTGCCATCAGGAGGATCAAGCAGTCTTCCTACTTACAGTGCAAGTGACGCAAACAAGGTTCTAACAATAAATGCACTGGGTAATGCTGCAACCTGGCAAGCCCCGGGAACGACCACCATACCTGACGCCACCACCAGCAGCAAGGGGATTCTCAAACTGAGCGGAGATTTAGCCGGTACAGCCGATACGCCATCCGTCGTCAGTATAGGAGGAATCTTACCCAGCACGTCAACAGATGCGAATACACTTGTAATCAGAGACGGCTCCGGAAAAGTTCCCGGCGATATCACCGGCAACGCAACCACAGCAACATCTGCAACCACCGCTGTTACGGTTACAGGAGCTTCGCAGCCCAATATTACCTCTGTTGGAACATTGACAAACCTCTCGGTAGTCAATCCTATTCAGGGTGACATAACCGGAAATGCGGCCACAGCAACTACTGCAACTACAGCTACCACATCCACCAAAGTAACGGTGACCGACGTTTCGGCAGGAGCCACCGTATATCCAACCTGGGTCACCGGAAGCGGTAATGTTCCCCTGAACATCAGTACATCCAAGCTTAAGTATGCTCCTTCTACAGGAACACTTACAGCCACAACCTTCAGCGGAGCATTAGCGGCAACTAACCTGACCGGTACCATTCCTGCTGCCAACTATGGAACAAATACTATCCCTTTGACAGCCCTTAATGCCGGAACAATAAATTCTTCAGGGTTTCTGAGAGGTGATGGTACATGGGCTATCCCGTCAACCAACCCGGGAACTGTAACCTCCGTAGGATTAGCCATGCCTTCTATCTTTGGCGTTGCCAATTCTCCGGTTACCTCTACGGGCAATTTGACCGTAACTTTAAACAATCAGACTGCCAATACAGTTTTAGCAGCTCCCAGTGGTAGCGATGGAGCACCTACTTTCCGCACTCTTTCGGGAGCCGATATTGCCGATTTTGCATCAAAAATCGACGTAAGCACCAAAGGACAAGCTAATGGCGTTGTTCCTTTGAATGCATCCGTAAAAATTGATCCGGCTTACCTTCCGAATTCTGTTACCGGAGCCGTTACATACAAGGGCACTTACAATGCTTCGTCAGGATTACCATCCCTTCCATCAGCAAGTGCCAGCCAGGGCTACTATTATGTGGTCAATACCGCAGGATCTATTCCTATGGCATTAAATGTGGGTGACTGGGTAATTTCAAACGGTACCTCGTGGGACAAGGTTGCAAACGGAGGAGCCGTGAGTTCCGTATTCGGACGAACCGGCGCAATTGTTGCCACAGCCGGCGACTATACCACCGACCAGGTAACCGAAGGAACAAAAAAATATTACTCCGATGCATTGGTTTCTGCCAATGCCACTGTTGTTGGCAAAGAAGATAAATCGAATAAAACTACCGACGGAACGCTTGCTTCGGTTACCGACACACAATATCCATCGGCTAAAGCTGTAAAAACGTATGTAGATGCAAAAGTTCCTTCTACGGGAGGAAACGGACAGGTATTGACCATTGTTTCCGGAAACCCAGCATGGGTAACTCCAAGTACAGGATCGGGCTCCGTAACTTCGGTAGGATTATCTCTGCCTTCCATATTTACGGTTACCAATTCTCCGGTTACAGCTTCCGGTACGCTCACAGGTACGCTTAACAGTCAGTCTGCCGGAACTTTCCTTGCTGCGCCTACAGGAAGTAGCGGCGTCCCGACATTCCGCGCAATATCAGCGACCGACATCCCTCTTCTCAATCAAAACACCACAGGAAATGCGGCAACAGCTACAACGGCTGTAACTGTGACAGGAAGTGCTCAACCTGCGATTACATCGGTAGGAACATTAACAGGACTGACCGTAACTGCTCCAATAAACGGCAGCGTGACAGGGTCGGCAGGATCAGCCTCAACAACAGCGATTACAGATGATGGAACAACAGCAACCTCAGTATATCCAGTATGGGTAACATCCAACACAGGTAATTTAGCTCAAAAAGTAACCTCATCACGTCTAAAGTTCGTACCCTCCACCGGACAATTAACCGCATCCTCTTTTAGTGGGAATATCGATGCGAGCAATATCACTTCAGGTGTTGTCGCTCCTGCTCGTTTGGGGACAGGCACTGCCAACTCTTCCACTTATTTGAGAGGAGACGGAACATGGGCTGCAGCAGGCAGTGGTACGGATGCAACTACCAGTACGAAGGGTATTCTGATGTTGGCCGGCGACTTAGGAGGAACGGCATCTTTGCCCTCTGTCACTAACGTTGGCGGGTCAACGGCTGCCGCTATCAATTCTGCTACTATTGCGGTAAATAACGCAACCACTTCGTCTAATGCAAATACACTTGTCAAAAGAGATGCCACGGGTAATATCGTAAATCTTAATGCATCGAACCTTGTATCAGGCACCGTTGCTACAGCCCGACTGGGTAGCGGAACGGCCGATGCAACGACTTTTCTGCGTGGAGACGGAACATGGGCAATACCGACTGCTGCCGATGCAACAAACTCAACCAAGGGAGTTTTAATGCTTGCAAACGATTTGGGCGGAACAGCAGCGGCACCAACAGTTGCCTATGTGGGAGGAGCCACAGCAGCCGCAGTCCGCACCGGAGTCGATTTGGCAAATGGAGCAACAACGTTGTCAACGCCCAATTCGCTTGTCAAAAGAGATGCGTCAGGAAGCATTACTAATCTGGATGCAACGCAACTGACCACTGGATCTATTCCCGCTGGAAGATTTGGAAACAGCACAGTACCGGTCGCTGCCATCAACACCTCTTCAGGTACAGCAAGCTCAACCACCTTCTTACGGGGTGACGGAGTATGGGCAACTCCATCAGGAGGCAGTGGTTCTTCTTTACCAACAGCAACTATTCCGGACGATGCAAATAAAGTGCTGACTGTAGATGCAACAACCGGTTCTCCTACATGGAAAACACCGGCTTCAGGAGGTAGCAGTTTGATGTCTTACAATCCATCCGGTGATACAAGATTTTTTTGCAGAGCTTCGGGACCCGGTGTAACAGTAACTCTTTCAGGCAATACACACACCGTAACTGTTCCTGCCGGAGTATGGCTCGATTATCTCAAAATAAAAACTTCATACTCAGAATTAGGAAGTCAAGGCAACTGGCTTATCTCTATTAACTACGCAGGAAAAGAATATAATTCAGCAACTGATTTTACTGATTTGCTCTTCCCTAATATTACAATGTTTGATATTAAAGTGAATTCTCCATTTACAGTACTTATTTCCGGTTCAAATACAATGAAATCTGACTATACTTGGTATTGTACTGCTGTGGGAAATGGCACTCTTACTCTAAAAAATCAAGGAATAGCCAATTTAACGAATACATCAGGGAATGGCTTTATTGCTGTTCTACACTTTTAG